Within Thermodesulfovibrio thiophilus DSM 17215, the genomic segment CTTGCTCAAAAAGCTGTCGCAGTAATTTTTTAAGGCAATCGTTTTAAATAATTATTTTTTCATGCATGAAATGAACCAGCTGTTCAACAAATTTTTCTATAGCCTGCTGTGTTCCTCCTGCAAATACAGTTCCTCCTGAAGACTGTCCTTCGACAAGAAATGTTCCGATGATTTTATTTTGATATGTATCGAACAATTCTACTGTACCTGTAACCTTTGCTCTTCCAGCAGCTGCACCTAACCAGAATCGATCTTTCGATGTAACTCTGAGTAGTTCAGTAATCCTTACATTTATTATAAGCTCAGAATCCGCTATTTCTGATCCAACATTCTCAAATAGATCTGCCTGTTTAAGGTTCTCAACTAGTGAGTTTTTAAGTTTTTCAATCTCTTCCTGACATTCTCTCTCGCACACTGGCA encodes:
- a CDS encoding DUF4410 domain-containing protein — protein: MPVCERECQEEIEKLKNSLVENLKQADLFENVGSEIADSELIINVRITELLRVTSKDRFWLGAAAGRAKVTGTVELFDTYQNKIIGTFLVEGQSSGGTVFAGGTQQAIEKFVEQLVHFMHEKIII